One window of the Shewanella khirikhana genome contains the following:
- a CDS encoding PhnD/SsuA/transferrin family substrate-binding protein, protein MGDEPIEAVFRVGVLANHGVAEAKQRWQGMMQYLSDRVPGNRFEVVPVDFDDMRESLLDLRIQFIVTNPGQYLSLSNEMPLSWLATMRSRKHNGATYAIGSTIIVRSDSPVQNIEQLKGARIVASDPQALGGYQATIGLLNRRGLDAANFFADVRFLGFPLEPLVYQVRDGMVDGAITPFCTLEEMVDSGLIRREDFRIINAVRPEGYDCEISTSLYPNWSFAASDKVPARITQAVTKALFELPPGSEAAISARTLGWTAPISQLTVIKLYEELQLHGTGAEPLKLALGWLKANREYAIGAVLLLLGGMLYHLWLEYRFRQKSDSLLAAERSLRDKELMLERMQSAAVLGEIGAGLAHELNQPIAAITQYSEGGLQGLKFRALESSQDYELLGKIHAQSLRAGAVVHRIRSLLKRQRGESELLQFPLLIGDTLSLLERELGNLNVVLHREVIGTQRPVLGDSVALSQLLVNLVKNALDALSEVSRPRHILLRLSFELKGVCLEVADNGTGLLLEATEVLTSFTSTKRDGLGLGLAICRDVVARHGGKLSIRNIGADDGLPWQQGCMVRVCLPNARELS, encoded by the coding sequence ATGGGCGATGAGCCCATTGAAGCCGTGTTTCGGGTTGGGGTGCTGGCAAATCATGGGGTGGCCGAGGCCAAACAGCGCTGGCAGGGGATGATGCAGTATTTGTCTGACAGGGTGCCCGGCAATCGCTTCGAAGTGGTGCCGGTGGATTTTGATGATATGCGCGAGTCGCTGCTGGATTTACGGATCCAGTTTATTGTCACCAATCCCGGCCAGTATCTGAGCCTGTCGAACGAGATGCCGCTGTCCTGGCTTGCCACCATGCGCAGCCGTAAGCATAACGGCGCCACCTATGCCATTGGCTCTACCATCATAGTGCGAAGCGACAGTCCGGTGCAGAACATTGAGCAGCTTAAGGGGGCACGCATCGTGGCGTCGGATCCGCAGGCGCTCGGGGGCTATCAGGCCACCATCGGGCTGCTGAACCGTCGCGGACTGGATGCCGCCAATTTCTTCGCCGATGTACGCTTTTTGGGGTTTCCGCTGGAGCCGCTGGTGTATCAGGTACGTGATGGCATGGTCGATGGCGCCATCACTCCCTTTTGCACCCTGGAAGAAATGGTCGATTCGGGCCTAATCCGGCGGGAAGACTTCAGAATCATCAATGCCGTACGCCCGGAGGGCTATGACTGTGAAATCAGCACCAGTCTTTATCCCAACTGGTCTTTTGCCGCCTCAGACAAGGTGCCTGCCCGCATCACCCAGGCGGTGACCAAGGCGCTGTTCGAGTTGCCGCCGGGGTCGGAGGCGGCGATTTCGGCCAGAACCCTGGGCTGGACTGCCCCCATCAGCCAGCTCACGGTGATAAAACTCTATGAAGAACTGCAGCTGCACGGCACGGGCGCCGAGCCGCTGAAGCTGGCGCTGGGCTGGCTCAAGGCCAACCGCGAATATGCCATCGGTGCCGTTCTGTTGCTGCTTGGCGGCATGCTGTATCACCTCTGGCTTGAGTATCGGTTTCGGCAAAAGAGTGACAGCCTGCTGGCCGCCGAGCGTTCGCTGCGGGACAAGGAGCTGATGCTGGAGCGGATGCAAAGCGCCGCCGTGCTTGGGGAGATTGGCGCCGGTCTGGCCCATGAACTGAATCAGCCCATTGCGGCCATCACCCAATACAGCGAAGGCGGTTTGCAGGGGCTGAAGTTTCGGGCGCTCGAATCGAGTCAGGACTATGAACTACTTGGGAAAATTCACGCCCAGTCCCTCAGGGCGGGTGCCGTGGTGCATCGTATTCGCAGTTTGTTGAAACGCCAGCGCGGCGAGAGCGAACTCCTGCAGTTCCCGCTGCTGATTGGCGATACCCTGAGCCTGCTTGAGCGCGAGCTTGGCAATCTGAATGTGGTGCTGCACCGGGAGGTGATTGGCACTCAGCGGCCGGTGCTTGGCGACTCTGTGGCCCTGAGTCAGCTGCTGGTCAATCTGGTGAAAAATGCCCTCGATGCGCTGTCAGAGGTGTCGCGGCCGCGACACATTCTGCTCAGACTCAGCTTCGAGCTCAAAGGTGTTTGCCTTGAGGTGGCCGACAACGGTACCGGGTTGCTGCTCGAAGCAACTGAAGTGCTGACCAGTTTTACCAGCACCAAGCGGGATGGTTTGGGGCTGGGGCTGGCGATTTGCCGCGATGTGGTCGCGCGCCACGGCGGCAAGCTCAGCATCCGCAATATTGGCGCCGATGATGGGCTTCCCTGGCAGCAGGGCTGCATGGTCAGGGTGTGTTTGCCCAATGCCCGGGAGCTCAGTTAA
- a CDS encoding LysR family transcriptional regulator, giving the protein MYHLNDLQLALRVAQLQSLSAAGRELGLTPAAASAALQRLEKKLGCQLFARSTRRLQPTEEGQLFIDAARKALGVLEEAGTALAESRGELKGEVRLALPSDLGRSLIRPWLDELMDTAPSLRLQYFFGDQLTDLIGQNLHLGLRYGQLGDSSLMRRHLTHVHRVAVASPTYLAAQGRPKSPQELSQHQVLILNRGGEPWQRWEFRDKEARLQVEVSGRYVANDGAVIRDWALAGKGIAFKSWLDVAKDVHAGRLVNLFPRAQTDSVPLQLVYLQTDYPSMKLRRVSDFLAERIQAFERAFPLI; this is encoded by the coding sequence ATGTATCATCTCAACGATCTGCAATTAGCCCTGAGGGTCGCCCAGCTGCAAAGCCTGTCGGCGGCCGGACGTGAGCTTGGACTGACACCTGCGGCCGCCAGTGCGGCGCTGCAACGGTTGGAAAAGAAACTGGGCTGCCAGCTCTTTGCCCGCTCCACCCGCAGGCTGCAACCAACCGAAGAAGGCCAGCTGTTTATCGATGCTGCCCGTAAGGCGCTGGGCGTGCTGGAGGAAGCGGGTACGGCGCTGGCGGAAAGCCGGGGCGAATTGAAGGGGGAAGTGCGGCTGGCGCTGCCATCGGATCTGGGGCGTAGCCTTATCCGCCCCTGGCTGGATGAGCTGATGGACACGGCGCCGTCACTGCGGCTGCAGTATTTTTTCGGCGATCAACTCACTGATCTTATCGGCCAGAATCTGCACCTGGGGCTGCGCTACGGTCAGCTGGGCGATTCCAGTCTGATGCGCAGGCACCTGACCCATGTGCACCGGGTTGCCGTGGCCTCCCCCACCTATCTTGCTGCGCAAGGGCGGCCGAAATCGCCGCAGGAACTCAGCCAACATCAGGTGCTGATTCTTAACCGTGGCGGCGAGCCTTGGCAGCGCTGGGAGTTTCGCGACAAAGAGGCGCGGCTGCAGGTGGAAGTCAGCGGGCGCTATGTGGCCAACGATGGTGCGGTGATCCGCGACTGGGCGTTGGCAGGCAAAGGGATAGCCTTTAAAAGCTGGCTTGATGTGGCCAAAGACGTACACGCCGGGCGGTTGGTAAACCTGTTCCCCCGAGCCCAGACCGACAGCGTGCCGCTGCAGCTGGTATACCTGCAAACCGATTACCCCAGCATGAAACTGCGGCGGGTTAGCGACTTTCTCGCCGAACGCATTCAGGCATTCGAGCGGGCCTTTCCGCTGATTTAA
- a CDS encoding alkene reductase, whose product MSLFDEFNLKGLTLSNCIVMAPMTRSRTSQPGNLPNALMATYYAQRASAGLIVTEATQISPDSQGYSFTPGVHTESQIGGWRGVTHAVHQAGGRIFNQLWHVGRVSHPLFQNGLAPIAPSAIAPTGTQVWIANDNGEGEMVDCPTPRAMTGEDIQRVVNDFATAAANAIKAGFDGVEVHGGNGYLIDQFLRTNSNKRTDDYGGSPVKRIRFLLEVVDAIAAKIGAHRVGVRLAPYVTFKDMACPEIVDTILLAASMLEHRGIAYIHLSEADWDDAPTIPDGFRVALRQAFSGCIIVAGRYDKTRAEWVLAKGYADLVAFGRPFISNPDLPERLRHDWPLAPLGKGPLFGGGVEGYIDYPAHG is encoded by the coding sequence ATGTCGTTATTTGATGAATTCAATTTAAAGGGGCTGACGCTGTCCAACTGTATTGTGATGGCGCCCATGACCCGCTCACGTACCAGTCAGCCCGGCAATCTGCCCAATGCCCTGATGGCAACCTATTATGCCCAGCGCGCATCGGCAGGGCTGATAGTGACCGAGGCGACCCAAATATCCCCAGACAGCCAGGGCTATTCCTTTACCCCCGGCGTGCATACCGAGTCGCAAATCGGTGGCTGGCGCGGAGTGACCCATGCAGTGCATCAGGCGGGCGGCCGCATCTTCAACCAGCTGTGGCACGTGGGCCGGGTGTCGCACCCGCTGTTCCAAAATGGTTTGGCCCCGATAGCGCCGTCGGCCATTGCTCCCACCGGCACTCAGGTTTGGATTGCCAACGACAATGGCGAAGGCGAAATGGTGGACTGCCCCACGCCCCGTGCCATGACAGGTGAGGATATCCAACGGGTGGTCAACGACTTTGCCACTGCAGCGGCCAATGCCATCAAGGCTGGATTTGATGGGGTGGAAGTGCACGGTGGCAACGGCTATCTAATCGATCAGTTTCTGCGAACCAATTCCAACAAACGTACCGACGACTACGGCGGCTCGCCGGTAAAGCGGATCCGCTTCTTGCTGGAAGTGGTGGACGCCATCGCCGCCAAAATCGGCGCCCACAGGGTGGGGGTGCGGCTGGCACCCTACGTCACTTTTAAAGACATGGCCTGCCCCGAGATTGTCGACACCATTTTACTGGCGGCGTCGATGCTCGAGCACCGGGGCATTGCCTACATCCATTTATCCGAGGCGGATTGGGACGATGCGCCCACCATTCCCGATGGCTTTCGGGTGGCGCTGCGACAGGCGTTTTCCGGCTGCATCATAGTGGCTGGCCGTTACGACAAGACCCGCGCCGAATGGGTGCTGGCCAAGGGCTATGCCGATCTGGTCGCCTTCGGCAGGCCCTTTATCTCAAATCCGGATTTACCCGAGAGACTCAGGCACGACTGGCCCTTGGCGCCACTGGGGAAGGGGCCGCTGTTTGGTGGCGGCGTTGAAGGTTATATCGACTATCCCGCCCACGGCTAA